A portion of the Microbispora sp. ZYX-F-249 genome contains these proteins:
- a CDS encoding metallophosphoesterase family protein codes for MLAISDLHVSHAENRALVESLRPGAAGDWLLVAGDVAERVHDVEWALGLLKDRFATVIWAPGNHELWTTPGDPDRARGEERYRKLVQVCRRIGVLTPEDPYAVWTGAGGPATVVPLFLLYDYSFRDPHTTKEESLAQAYRLGVVCTDEILLSPDPHPSREAWCRARLRETEARLDARDPTLPTILVNHFPLLREHTRILRHQVFAQWCGTEHTADWHLRYQAAAVVYGHLHIPRTTWHDGVRFEEVSLGYPRERRHRQAWPPLRQILPAPR; via the coding sequence TTGCTCGCGATAAGCGACCTCCACGTCTCCCATGCCGAGAACCGGGCACTCGTGGAATCCCTGCGCCCCGGCGCGGCCGGCGACTGGCTCCTGGTCGCCGGTGACGTCGCCGAGCGTGTCCACGACGTCGAGTGGGCGCTCGGCCTGCTGAAGGACCGCTTCGCCACCGTGATCTGGGCACCCGGCAACCACGAACTGTGGACCACGCCGGGCGACCCGGACCGCGCGCGCGGCGAGGAGCGGTACCGCAAGCTCGTCCAGGTCTGCCGCCGGATCGGGGTGCTCACGCCCGAGGATCCGTACGCGGTGTGGACCGGAGCGGGCGGGCCGGCGACCGTGGTTCCGCTCTTCCTGCTCTACGACTACAGCTTCCGCGATCCGCACACCACGAAGGAGGAGTCGCTCGCCCAGGCGTACCGTCTGGGCGTCGTCTGCACCGACGAGATCCTGCTGAGCCCGGACCCCCACCCCAGCCGTGAGGCCTGGTGCCGCGCCCGCCTGCGGGAGACCGAGGCGCGGCTCGACGCCCGCGACCCCACCCTGCCGACCATCCTGGTCAACCACTTCCCGCTGCTTCGTGAGCACACCCGGATACTGCGCCATCAGGTGTTCGCCCAGTGGTGCGGCACGGAGCACACGGCCGACTGGCACCTGCGCTACCAGGCGGCGGCGGTGGTGTACGGCCACCTGCACATCCCTCGGACGACCTGGCACGACGGAGTGCGGTTCGAGGAGGTCTCGCTCGGCTATCCGCGCGAGCGGCGCCACCGTCAGGCGTGGCCGCCGCTCCGTCAGATACTCCCCGCGCCCCGGTAG